The Orenia marismortui DSM 5156 genome has a window encoding:
- the gloA gene encoding lactoylglutathione lyase — translation MTQKYKFVHACVRVLDLDKSIKFYEDALNLEISRRRDFPEYEFSLVYMKSPEGDFELELTYNYDRKEAYTVGDGYSHFAVLVDDLKASYQRHKEAGYNVGDIKSLSEEASGGYYFLTDPDGYRTEIIQK, via the coding sequence ATGACACAGAAGTATAAATTTGTTCATGCTTGTGTTAGAGTTTTAGATTTAGATAAATCAATTAAATTTTATGAAGATGCTTTGAATTTAGAAATATCTCGCAGAAGAGATTTTCCAGAGTATGAGTTTTCTCTTGTTTATATGAAAAGCCCTGAGGGAGATTTTGAACTTGAACTTACATATAACTATGATCGTAAGGAAGCATATACTGTAGGAGATGGTTATAGTCATTTTGCTGTTTTAGTAGATGATTTAAAAGCATCTTATCAAAGACATAAAGAAGCAGGTTATAACGTAGGAGATATTAAGAGTCTTAGTGAAGAAGCTAGTGGTGGTTACTACTTCTTAACTGATCCTGATGGATATCGTACTGAAATAATCCAAAAGTAA
- a CDS encoding QueT transporter family protein, with product MNTKKLTRAGIIAAIYVVITYLLAPFSFGPIQVRVAEGLTLLPIIFPESIWGLFIGCFIANYAGGMGAVDIIGGSLVTLLAAFITYKYRNSIIAYLSPILANGFLVSIYVHKLAGWPYWYTVGTIALGEAIAILIFGLPLIKYLKTKFN from the coding sequence ATGAATACTAAAAAATTAACTAGAGCCGGAATCATTGCAGCAATCTATGTTGTAATAACTTATCTTTTAGCTCCTTTCAGCTTTGGTCCTATTCAGGTTAGAGTTGCTGAAGGATTAACATTACTACCTATTATATTTCCAGAATCAATTTGGGGCTTATTTATCGGCTGCTTTATTGCCAACTATGCTGGTGGGATGGGAGCAGTTGATATTATTGGAGGTAGCTTAGTAACACTATTGGCTGCATTTATTACTTATAAATACCGTAATAGTATAATTGCTTATTTAAGTCCTATCTTAGCCAATGGATTCTTAGTTAGCATTTATGTGCACAAACTTGCTGGATGGCCTTATTGGTATACAGTTGGAACAATTGCTTTAGGTGAAGCTATTGCTATTTTAATATTTGGTTTACCCTTAATAAAATATCTAAAAACTAAATTTAATTAA
- a CDS encoding transglycosylase SLT domain-containing protein translates to MKVKGLVIVQAILIIILLSSSSSVHAYDHQTLENYISYRIKYIHNIAYNSNLTLSKVRVREYANTIVMWSNYYSRELGVMIDPLLLTAILETETNFVSRSDYDRGASIGISSMRIDTAKWIAKRLNIRYSKWRMLDATDLGIRFTAYYLGLAYQQYNNDINKIIVSYNQGFNSANSKDIDQLYNNYLFKVLGRYNYYRKRINSYGSSATKYFAYKLAQLE, encoded by the coding sequence TTGAAAGTAAAAGGTTTAGTTATAGTGCAGGCAATATTAATTATAATATTATTGTCTAGTAGTTCTAGTGTTCATGCTTATGATCATCAAACATTGGAAAATTATATATCATATAGGATTAAGTATATTCACAATATAGCTTATAATAGTAATCTTACTCTAAGTAAGGTAAGAGTTCGGGAATATGCAAATACAATTGTAATGTGGTCTAATTATTATTCTAGAGAATTAGGGGTGATGATTGATCCATTACTACTAACTGCTATCTTAGAGACTGAAACTAATTTTGTTTCTCGATCTGATTATGATAGAGGAGCTAGTATAGGTATTTCTAGTATGAGAATAGATACTGCTAAATGGATTGCAAAGAGGTTAAATATTAGATATAGCAAGTGGAGAATGTTAGATGCAACAGATTTGGGGATTCGATTTACTGCATATTATTTAGGTCTTGCTTATCAACAATATAATAACGATATTAATAAGATTATTGTTTCTTATAATCAGGGATTTAATAGTGCTAATAGTAAGGACATAGATCAGTTATATAATAATTATTTATTTAAAGTTTTAGGTAGATATAATTATTATAGAAAGAGAATTAATTCCTATGGTAGTTCTGCTACCAAATATTTTGCTTATAAACTTGCTCAGTTAGAATAA
- a CDS encoding GreA/GreB family elongation factor produces the protein MVDKVELGCKVKLKDLIIELEHDYRIVDENMQDIKNQNFSYKSPFGQAVLGARKGEIVEVKSEAGIIKYKVLDIFER, from the coding sequence GTGGTTGATAAAGTAGAGTTAGGTTGTAAAGTTAAATTAAAAGATTTAATTATTGAGTTAGAGCATGATTATAGAATTGTAGATGAGAATATGCAAGATATAAAAAATCAGAATTTTTCTTATAAATCTCCTTTTGGACAAGCAGTCTTAGGAGCAAGAAAAGGAGAGATAGTAGAAGTTAAATCTGAAGCTGGTATTATAAAATATAAGGTGCTAGACATATTTGAAAGATAA
- a CDS encoding DUF378 domain-containing protein — translation MDKIALLLVIIGALNWGLIGLFGFDLVAAISMTRFGDLNLMSRIIYSLVGLAGLYSISLLFKDTTEVE, via the coding sequence ATGGATAAAATTGCATTATTATTGGTTATTATTGGGGCATTAAATTGGGGGCTTATTGGACTGTTTGGATTTGATTTGGTTGCTGCAATCTCTATGACTAGATTTGGAGATTTAAACCTTATGAGTAGAATTATTTATTCTTTAGTTGGTTTAGCAGGATTATATTCAATCAGTCTACTATTTAAAGATACCACTGAAGTTGAATGA
- a CDS encoding glycoside hydrolase family 108 protein has product MNKVFEKAFQKILRFEGRYSNEKYDHGGKTKYGISEEVAKRLGYDGDIEDLTIVDAKKIYYNHYWKNLNYHKIEDIDIAIESFDQAVNMGPRTATKHLQEAYNLLSDNEIEVDGIVGAVTLDAINNCPHPFELLQLLNIIQGIKYIEIVKKDKKQKKFIKGWLKRTLL; this is encoded by the coding sequence ATGAACAAAGTCTTTGAAAAAGCATTTCAAAAAATTTTAAGATTTGAAGGTCGATATTCTAATGAAAAATATGACCATGGAGGTAAGACTAAGTATGGAATTTCGGAAGAGGTGGCTAAAAGATTAGGATATGATGGGGATATAGAAGATTTAACTATAGTTGATGCTAAGAAAATTTATTATAATCATTATTGGAAGAATCTCAATTATCATAAGATAGAAGATATAGATATTGCAATTGAATCTTTTGATCAAGCAGTTAATATGGGGCCTAGAACTGCTACTAAGCATTTACAAGAGGCATATAACTTATTGAGTGATAATGAAATTGAAGTTGATGGAATTGTTGGAGCAGTTACATTAGATGCCATTAATAACTGTCCCCATCCTTTCGAGCTACTGCAACTACTTAATATTATTCAGGGAATAAAGTATATTGAAATAGTTAAAAAGGATAAAAAACAGAAAAAATTCATTAAAGGATGGTTAAAAAGAACACTATTATAG
- a CDS encoding gamma-glutamyl-gamma-aminobutyrate hydrolase family protein yields MDKPVIGITTFCAKEPRKVYTKVSYNYINSVSLAGGIPVLIPLLNKTEDIEKYIELIDGLLLSGGEDVCPREYGENPIKEVTMINPDRDEWELKLYKKAYESNMPILGICRGLQLINIAEGGSLYQDIYQQVNDVLGHLSSDTEIYHLYHSIEIEEKSKLFDIFSSNRIDVNSYHHQAVKDLAPGFKVTARSEEGIIEAIEDKKKNFVIGIQWHPEDLTMQHSEFIKLFKALVDKARILY; encoded by the coding sequence ATGGATAAACCAGTAATTGGAATTACTACCTTTTGTGCTAAGGAACCTAGAAAAGTATATACTAAGGTAAGTTATAATTATATTAATTCTGTCTCTTTAGCAGGAGGTATTCCTGTATTGATACCTTTGTTGAATAAAACAGAAGATATAGAGAAATATATTGAATTAATAGATGGTTTGTTATTAAGTGGCGGTGAGGATGTATGTCCTCGTGAGTATGGAGAAAATCCAATTAAAGAGGTAACTATGATTAATCCCGACCGCGATGAATGGGAGTTAAAGCTTTATAAAAAGGCTTACGAAAGCAATATGCCTATATTAGGTATTTGTAGAGGCTTACAGCTAATAAATATTGCAGAGGGTGGAAGTCTTTATCAGGATATATACCAACAGGTTAATGATGTTTTAGGACATCTATCTTCAGATACTGAAATTTATCATTTATACCATTCTATTGAGATCGAGGAGAAGAGCAAATTATTTGATATTTTTTCTTCAAATCGTATTGATGTCAATTCTTATCATCATCAGGCAGTTAAGGATTTAGCTCCAGGTTTCAAAGTGACTGCTAGATCAGAAGAAGGTATTATAGAAGCTATAGAAGATAAGAAAAAGAACTTTGTTATTGGTATACAATGGCATCCTGAGGATCTAACTATGCAACACTCTGAATTTATTAAATTATTCAAGGCTTTAGTTGATAAGGCACGTATTTTATATTGA
- a CDS encoding ABC transporter permease produces MFKKLFSLLLFNLFMLVNNLSDIQKNQDTLISYLFLILLTIMVAILISRQLNKSPSSSKSRSLIVRKLVGNKNAMIGLVIIIFLLYISILAPFIIPDDPLKMNWGSLTQGPSMDHYLGTDEFGRDILSRTIYGTRIAMGIGIFAVLINSLIGTTLGLIAGYYGGKVDNLIMRFIEMFNSIPFILLAIALMSVLGTGLFNLIIVVSITGMMQFARIIRGSVLQEKGKEYILAAEAMGNSDFRILIKHILPNCLSPVIVLSTLRIGEMILTIAGLSFLGLGIQPPTPSLGSMLSSGQQYISENIMMSIAPGTMILLIVFAFNLLGDGLRDAFDSKLNN; encoded by the coding sequence TTGTTTAAAAAATTATTTTCTTTATTATTATTTAATTTGTTTATGTTAGTTAATAATTTATCTGATATACAAAAGAATCAGGATACATTAATTTCTTATCTTTTTTTAATACTTCTAACTATTATGGTAGCAATACTTATATCAAGGCAATTGAATAAAAGTCCCTCTTCAAGTAAAAGTAGATCATTAATTGTAAGGAAGTTAGTAGGAAATAAGAATGCTATGATAGGGTTAGTAATTATAATTTTTTTGTTATATATATCTATTTTAGCACCATTTATTATTCCAGATGATCCATTAAAAATGAATTGGGGTTCATTAACTCAAGGGCCATCAATGGATCATTACTTAGGCACAGATGAATTTGGAAGGGATATTTTATCAAGAACAATTTATGGTACTAGAATAGCAATGGGGATAGGTATTTTCGCTGTTTTAATAAATTCTTTGATAGGTACTACTTTAGGATTAATTGCTGGATATTATGGAGGTAAAGTTGATAATTTGATTATGAGATTTATTGAAATGTTCAATTCTATTCCCTTTATTTTGCTAGCCATAGCACTTATGTCTGTTTTGGGTACTGGATTATTTAATTTAATCATTGTGGTGAGTATTACTGGAATGATGCAATTTGCTCGAATAATTAGGGGATCAGTGCTACAAGAAAAAGGAAAAGAATATATTTTAGCGGCAGAAGCAATGGGAAATTCAGATTTTAGAATTTTAATTAAGCATATATTACCAAATTGTCTCTCGCCTGTAATTGTTTTATCAACTCTTAGAATTGGTGAAATGATACTCACAATTGCAGGATTATCCTTTTTAGGCCTTGGTATTCAACCACCTACACCTAGTTTGGGTTCTATGCTATCATCAGGGCAACAGTATATTTCAGAGAATATAATGATGTCGATAGCTCCAGGAACTATGATATTATTAATAGTATTTGCTTTTAATTTGTTAGGTGATGGGTTAAGGGATGCTTTTGATTCAAAATTAAATAATTAA
- a CDS encoding ABC transporter permease, with translation MFAYLIRRLLWLIPLLLFLSIFIFFIMKLAPGDPALILAGEQASDETIQQIKVKYALDKPFYIQYFRMMKSFFKGELTSIYYKQSVLSLVIKRLPATLELGFTALFIAVVVAIPVGIISAVKRKSFFDYFSMSAALFGVSIPVFYTGIVLIYIFAVKLKVLPASGYGGHLWTLKGLKHVIMPALTLSFVLMGSTTRLTRSAMLDVIAEDYIRTARAKGVEETRVILVHALKNALIPIVTNVGNQAARIFAGAVLTETVFAWPGVGRLAVKAIFRRDEPMVFACVLFLATIYVIVNLIIDLSYVLINPQIKYD, from the coding sequence ATGTTTGCATATTTGATAAGAAGACTTTTGTGGTTAATACCTTTATTATTATTTCTCTCTATTTTTATATTTTTTATTATGAAGCTAGCTCCTGGAGATCCTGCACTTATTTTAGCAGGAGAACAAGCTTCTGATGAGACTATTCAGCAGATTAAGGTAAAGTATGCATTGGACAAGCCTTTTTATATACAGTATTTTAGAATGATGAAATCTTTTTTTAAAGGAGAGTTAACATCAATTTATTATAAGCAAAGCGTACTTTCATTAGTAATTAAAAGATTGCCAGCAACCTTAGAATTAGGTTTTACAGCGCTATTTATTGCAGTGGTAGTAGCTATTCCTGTTGGGATAATTTCAGCTGTGAAAAGGAAGTCATTTTTTGATTATTTTTCGATGTCTGCTGCTTTATTTGGAGTTTCAATTCCAGTTTTTTATACTGGGATTGTTTTAATATATATTTTCGCTGTAAAACTTAAGGTTTTGCCTGCTTCCGGATATGGAGGACATTTATGGACTTTGAAAGGTCTTAAGCATGTAATTATGCCTGCCTTAACATTATCTTTTGTATTAATGGGATCTACAACTAGGCTAACTCGTTCTGCTATGCTTGATGTGATAGCAGAAGATTATATTAGAACAGCAAGAGCTAAAGGGGTAGAAGAAACTAGAGTAATATTAGTTCATGCTTTAAAGAATGCATTAATTCCTATAGTGACTAATGTAGGAAACCAAGCAGCAAGAATCTTTGCTGGAGCAGTTTTAACAGAAACTGTATTTGCTTGGCCTGGAGTTGGTAGGTTAGCAGTAAAGGCAATTTTTAGAAGAGATGAACCAATGGTATTTGCTTGTGTATTATTTTTAGCTACTATATATGTAATAGTAAATTTAATTATAGATCTTAGCTATGTTCTTATTAATCCTCAAATCAAGTATGATTAG
- a CDS encoding ABC transporter substrate-binding protein, translated as MKRILYLLLIFSLAIFILAGCSSESTSLNSTQNRNIEKNKKVLTIGISKEPANLNPVLASGVYAEALLGNIFDTLVSFKEDSSIPNPALAKSWDISDDAKTYIFYLREDVEFHNGEKLTAKDVKFTFESILEPDNASPSKQFFEPIDKIQIVDKYTIKIKLKNPYAPFLMALGNPTAAIIPKKVVEKIGMDEFDRHPIGTGPYKFKEWIPDDYIKLVKNNNYFIAEPNLDEVVFRPIPKPEVMAAEIQAGGIDIASNLLPQAIENLKKDDNLVVKTIPGLSFKYVGFSYQISPFSDLRFRKAVYHAVPFDQVVEGIFGDIGERAYSWIPPSVFPDDTKYMKKNALKYDPTKAKELFDQLKAEGIIKDGEEISIYTPQDPYRKKVATAIATSLMKYGIKAKVEALEWGTLLPLLKGGKAGLYVLGWFSVPDPDRWSYRLFYTGSPNNFSRYSDSEVDKALDRGRSLVDREDRATEYKKVMRKVLTEDYIHIPLAFTNVTVVMNKNVKGFGPSPQEYFHLVTEERNVSLK; from the coding sequence ATGAAAAGAATATTATATTTATTATTAATTTTTAGTTTAGCTATTTTTATTTTAGCAGGATGTAGTTCAGAATCTACATCATTAAATTCTACACAGAATAGGAACATAGAGAAGAATAAAAAAGTATTAACTATAGGAATTTCTAAAGAACCAGCAAATCTCAATCCTGTTTTAGCTTCAGGAGTCTATGCTGAAGCATTATTAGGTAATATTTTTGACACACTTGTTTCCTTTAAAGAAGACTCATCTATTCCAAATCCAGCCTTAGCAAAGAGTTGGGATATTTCAGATGATGCTAAGACTTATATCTTTTATTTGAGGGAAGATGTGGAGTTTCATAATGGTGAAAAATTAACTGCAAAAGATGTAAAATTTACTTTTGAATCGATCTTAGAACCTGATAATGCATCACCAAGCAAACAGTTTTTTGAGCCAATAGATAAAATTCAAATTGTAGATAAATATACCATCAAAATAAAGCTTAAAAATCCTTATGCACCATTTTTGATGGCATTAGGAAATCCTACTGCCGCTATTATTCCAAAAAAAGTAGTAGAAAAGATAGGGATGGATGAATTTGATAGACATCCAATTGGAACTGGGCCTTATAAATTTAAGGAATGGATTCCAGATGATTATATTAAGTTAGTCAAGAATAACAATTATTTTATTGCTGAACCGAATTTAGATGAAGTTGTTTTCAGGCCTATTCCTAAACCCGAGGTTATGGCAGCTGAGATTCAGGCTGGAGGAATTGATATTGCAAGTAATTTATTGCCACAAGCTATTGAAAATTTGAAAAAAGATGATAATTTAGTGGTTAAAACTATTCCAGGCCTATCTTTTAAATATGTTGGTTTTTCATATCAAATTTCACCTTTTTCAGATCTTAGATTTAGAAAAGCAGTATATCATGCAGTTCCTTTTGATCAAGTTGTAGAAGGTATATTTGGTGATATAGGTGAAAGGGCTTATTCCTGGATTCCACCATCAGTATTCCCTGATGATACTAAATATATGAAGAAAAATGCATTGAAATATGATCCTACTAAGGCTAAAGAACTATTTGATCAATTGAAAGCGGAAGGTATTATTAAAGATGGAGAAGAAATTTCAATCTATACTCCTCAAGATCCTTATCGCAAGAAAGTTGCAACTGCTATTGCTACAAGTTTAATGAAATATGGTATTAAAGCTAAAGTAGAAGCTCTTGAATGGGGTACTCTTCTTCCACTTTTAAAAGGCGGGAAGGCTGGGTTATATGTACTTGGGTGGTTCTCAGTTCCTGATCCAGATCGTTGGAGCTATAGGTTATTCTATACCGGCTCACCAAATAATTTCTCTAGATATAGTGATTCAGAGGTTGATAAGGCATTAGATAGAGGGAGAAGTCTTGTTGATCGTGAAGATAGAGCTACAGAATACAAGAAGGTTATGAGAAAGGTATTAACAGAAGATTACATTCATATTCCTCTTGCTTTTACTAATGTTACAGTTGTTATGAATAAAAATGTAAAAGGATTCGGTCCTTCACCTCAAGAATATTTCCATTTAGTAACTGAAGAGAGAAATGTATCTTTAAAATAA
- a CDS encoding nitroreductase family protein, which translates to MSQLDFIYKRHSVRSFKEEEVPLNDIKEIIKAATYAPSGKNSQNWHFVVVKNKAKIEKMAKAIEIKNEELASQIEDQDIIDNFKRYLKYATVFKNAPVTILIYTKAYPVTGLNVLRELGASTKEIHKLLRPAPGIQNIGAAIENLMLAAANMGYGTCWMTSPNYAAQEISEVIEFNKEDYFLAAITPLGIPAGEVKSPPRKDVDEVMTIVE; encoded by the coding sequence ATGAGTCAATTAGATTTTATTTATAAAAGGCATAGTGTTAGGAGTTTTAAAGAAGAGGAAGTACCCTTAAATGATATTAAAGAGATTATCAAAGCAGCAACTTATGCACCTTCGGGTAAAAACTCGCAAAACTGGCATTTTGTAGTGGTTAAAAATAAGGCTAAGATAGAGAAAATGGCTAAGGCTATTGAAATAAAAAATGAAGAATTAGCCTCACAAATTGAAGATCAAGACATAATTGATAATTTCAAAAGATATTTAAAATATGCAACTGTATTCAAAAATGCTCCGGTAACAATTTTAATATATACTAAAGCTTATCCTGTTACTGGATTAAATGTATTAAGAGAATTAGGTGCTTCTACTAAAGAAATACATAAATTATTAAGACCAGCACCTGGTATCCAAAATATAGGTGCAGCGATTGAAAATTTGATGTTAGCTGCTGCTAATATGGGATATGGAACTTGTTGGATGACTAGTCCTAATTATGCGGCTCAGGAGATATCAGAGGTGATTGAGTTTAATAAAGAAGATTATTTCTTAGCCGCAATTACTCCTTTAGGAATTCCAGCAGGTGAAGTGAAAAGTCCACCTAGAAAAGATGTAGATGAAGTTATGACAATAGTTGAATAA